The following coding sequences are from one Zalophus californianus isolate mZalCal1 chromosome 15, mZalCal1.pri.v2, whole genome shotgun sequence window:
- the CSTF2T gene encoding cleavage stimulation factor subunit 2 tau variant: MSSLAVRDPAMDRSLRSVFVGNIPYEATEEQLKDIFSEVGSVVSFRLVYDRETGKPKGYGFCEYQDQETALSAMRNLNGREFSGRALRVDNAASEKNKEELKSLGPAAPIIDSPYGDPIDPEDAPESITRAVASLPPEQMFELMKQMKLCVQNSHQEARNMLLQNPQLAYALLQAQVVMRIMDPEIALKILHRKIHVTPLIPGKSQPVSGPGPGPALCPGPSVLLNQQNPPAPQPQHLARRPVKDIPPLMQTPIQGGMPTPGPIPAAVPGPGPGALTPGGGMQPQVGMPGVGPVPLERGQVQMSDPRAPLPRGPMTAGGLPPRGLLGDAPNDPRGGTLLSVTGEVEPRGYLGPPHQGPPMHHASGHDGRGPSSHEMRGGPLADPRLLMGEPRGPMIDQRGLPMDGRGGRDSRGMETRAMETEVLETRVMERRGMETCAMETRGMEARGIDGRGMEIRGPGPGSRGPMTGGIQGPGPINMGAGGPQGPRQVSSISGVGNPGAGMQGAGMQGAGMQGAGMQGAGMQGAGIQGTGMQGAGMQGAGIQGAGMQGAGIQGAGMQGAGIQAVGMQGAGMQGAGKQGGGQPSSFSPGQSQVTPQDQEKAALIMQVLQLTADQIAMLPPEQRQSILILKEQIQKSTGAS; the protein is encoded by the coding sequence ATGTCGAGTTTGGCGGTGAGAGACCCGGCGATGGATCGGTCGCTGCGTTCCGTGTTCGTGGGGAACATTCCGTACGAGGCCACCGAGGAGCAGCTGAAGGACATTTTCTCGGAGGTGGGTTCGGTGGTCAGCTTCCGGCTGGTGTACGACCGCGAGACGGGCAAGCCCAAGGGCTATGGCTTCTGCGAGTACCAGGACCAGGAGACCGCGCTCAGTGCCATGCGTAACCTTAACGGGCGCGAGTTCAGCGGCCGGGCGCTGCGGGTGGACAACGCCGCCAGCGAGAAGAACAAGGAGGAGCTCAAGAGCCTCGGGCCTGCGGCGCCCATCATCGACTCCCCGTACGGGGACCCCATCGACCCCGAGGACGCCCCCGAGTCCATCACCAGGGCGGTGGCCAGCCTGCCCCCGGAGCAGATGTTCGAGCTCATGAAGCAGATGAAGCTGTGTGTGCAGAACAGTCACCAGGAGGCGCGGAACATGCTGCTCCAGAACCCGCAGCTGGCCTACGCGCTGCTGCAGGCCCAGGTGGTCATGAGGATCATGGACCCGGAAATCGCGCTGAAGATCCTGCACCGCAAGATACATGTCACCCCGCTGATCCCGGGCAAATCCCAGCCCGTCTCCGGCCCGGGCCCCGGGCCCGCGCTCTGCCCCGGCCCCAGCGTCCTGCTCAACCAGCAGAACCCTCCCGCCCCGCAGCCCCAGCACCTGGCGAGAAGACCCGTCAAAGACATCCCTCCTCTGATGCAGACCCCTATCCAGGGGGGCATGCCGACGCCGGGCCCGATTCCAGCCGCGGTTCCCGGACCGGGGCCTGGTGCCTTAACCCCTGGTGGAGGAATGCAGCCCCAGGTTGGAATGCCCGGCGTGGGTCCGGTGCCCTTGGAGCGGGGACAGGTGCAGATGTCGGATCCTAGAGCTCCCCTACCTCGTGGGCCCATGACTGCCGGGGGCCTGCCTCCTCGAGGACTGCTGGGAGATGCTCCAAACGACCCACGTGGAGGGACTTTGCTTTCAGTCACTGGAGAGGTGGAGCCCAGAGGCTATCTTGGCCCACCTCATCAGGGCCCCCCCATGCACCATGCCTCTGGTCATGACGGCCGCGGCCCTTCGTCACATGAGATGAGGGGAGGGCCGTTAGCAGATCCCAGGCTGCTGATGGGAGAGCCCAGGGGGCCCATGATAGATCAGAGGGGCCTCCCTATGGATGGCAGAGGTGGTAGAGACTCCCGAGGGATGGAGACTCGAGCCATGGAGACTGAAGTCTTAGAGACACGAGTCATGGAGAGAAGAGGAATGGAGACCTGTGCAATGGAAACCAGAGGGATGGAAGCGAGAGGCATAGACGGAAGAGGGATGGAGATACGCGGCCCTGGCCCCGGTTCCAGAGGCCCTATGACTGGTGGAATCCAGGGACCTGGGCCCATTAATATGGGGGCAGGTGGTCCTCAGGGACCTAGGCAGGTCTCAAGCATTTCAGGGGTGGGAAATCCTGGAGCTGGCATGCAGGGGGCAGGCATGCAAGGGGCGGGCATGCAAGGAGCGGGCATGCAAGGAGCAGGCATGCAGGGGGCGGGCATACAAGGGACGGGCATGCAAGGGGCGGGCATGCAGGGGGCGGGCATACAAGGGGCAGGCATGCAAGGGGCGGGCATACAAGGGGCGGGCATGCAGGGGGCGGGCATACAAGCAGTGGGCATGCAGGGAGCGGGCATGCAGGGGGCGGGCAAGCAAGGTGGAGGCCAGCCTAGCAGTTTCAGCCCTGGGCAGAGCCAGGTAACTCCACAGGATCAAGAAAAGGCAGCTTTGATCATGCAGGTTCTTCAGCTGACTGCAGATCAGATTGCCATGCTGCCTCCTGAGCAAAGGCAGAGCATCctaattttaaaggaacaaattCAGAAATCTACTGGAGCTTCTTGA